The window CTGGTTGTAGCACCTGTCCCTCCGGCCGCACTCCCTCCTCCTGTGCCAccgttgctgctgctactggagccactgctgctgctggagccACTTCCATTGCTGGACTCCGATTGCCCGTCGCTGCCGTTTATCCAGGGACTTATGTGATTGATCGACACTTGCTCTGCGCCAAAAAATTATGTACAATCAGAAGGCAATTTAAATAAGAATTCAAAAAGATATCAAGTACCTATGAAAGAGGTGCCGTATTTGCGAAAGTACCACCACTCGAAGATTAAAATCAGTCCGGATATCAAACTAGATGTCCCGGTGAGCGCCACGTAGAACTTTGGCGTCAGGGTGCTGAGAAACATCGACGAGTCCCACATCCTGGGATGTGTATTCGACGCCGTTTCGTTTCCCTCTCCGTTgaattttggttttggtttcgcTTGGCTTTTGCCGCTCGGATTCACCTCCGCCCCGTGGCTTGGTAGTTTGGATCGAGGCTTGCGGACTTCAGTGGAACGGTTGATCAATACAAGCTGACCGTTGCCTTTCCTCGCGCTATATCCTTGTGCTTATCCTTTTTGAGGACTTTTTTCCATCAAGTACTCGCAGGGGGACTCTTTCGATGTGACCAGATGATGAGCGGATATGCCATCACCTCTCACTAGGGATGAGAGTCTagctgatttttatttataaaaaacagTAGCGCCAATAAGAAATTTTTCATaagcttaaaaataaagattaaCACCTTATCCTTTTTTACTAAGAATGCTTCTACTTTTGACTAATAAAAATAGATAcaatttaaaacaatttattataaggtgttaaaaataaaaagccctTCTATCGATAACACCTTGAGCTAGTTCTGCCCATCACTAAAAAATGGCGCTTTGCTGCAAGTgcattttttcttaattttctcTAAACTCGAagataaattaaattgattgGCTGCCTACTGAATAAGATAAGATATAAGGGCAATCATGGCACAGGTGACGGAAGCGGACACCCAGGTGGATAAGCCGGAACCCTTGCAATCGGCGGAAAACGCCGAGAAACGGCAACCAAACACTAAGGCTGAGGCCAAGAATGGTGAGACCtctttggaagatgagctCGCAGCGCTGAACGGAAAAGATGCGCCTGAGGACGATGGCCCAGGCATCGATGAGCTGACTTCCCTGGAGCAAGAGATAGCAAAGATGCATAGCATCCGTCCAGCGGCTACTTCAAAAAAGGGTGACGCTTGCTCCGTTGGTGGAGCGGCTGAAAATGGCGGTACCGGCGACGCAGATGAAATTTCACACTTGGCGAGCAAATCAACGCTTCATGACAAAGGTCAGGACTCCTCGGGTAGCGGGCAAGCCGGCGAATCTCCTCTGGAGGAGGTGGACCTGATCGCGCTGCTCAAAGGAACGGACACGAGCCATGAGAACGAGAAAGACAGGGAAGATGAGAAGAAGCCAAGTGGCTTGGAGAAAACCCTTTCCAAGCTCGATAATGTAGACGTTGGCGTTACCATTGAGGGAGAGGGCCAGTACGAGATAATGGAGATAGACGACGATGACTCGATAGCCGGGTCATCAAGCAGCCCCAAGCCATCTGCATCTGCGAAACCCCACTCATCGGTCCGCTCCGTATCTAGTTCTTCGTCTAAACCCAAGCTCTCGCCGGAACAAGCCAGGGCTGTGGCTTTGGAACAAATCGCTGGTCTCAGTTCCCAGAAAACTCGACCCCGCAAGGAGCAGCCTTCCGCTACGATTAGTCCGGTAATGAAGGCCAAGGATATAGTTAGTTCCCTGAATGACGACTGGGATGACTATGACTCTGACGACGATGTCGCGGTTTCAGTGCCCCAGGCAAGTGTGCCAGCCCCACTGGTGGCCAAGAAGTCGCCATCGCCGGTAAAGAAGCTGCTATCCGATTCCAATAAGTCTTCAAATGCGGGGTATACGGCGAACAACAAGCAGCTCATCAGTAGCGTCAAAGTAATGCTAAAGACCGTGACGCAAAAGCAATTGGATCAGACCTTAAAGCCCATTGTTGTGGAGAAGCCCACGGTGTCTGCCGCCCCCAAGGTCGTAGCAGAACCCACCACAGGTACTGGTACTCTTCTTCCTCATTAATCTTGAAGCAATTAATAATAGTTCCATTGATCTTTTAGGTTTCAAGCGAATGCGGGTGATTAAGCGTAAAATAATCTGGGATCCGGATGTACCGGAAACGGGAAAGTCCTTTGCGCAGTATGCCAGCTCCAAATCAGTAAGAACTTCAGTGTCTCCGACACGTGCACCTTCACCGACTCCAGCACCAACTCCAGCACCCGCACCCGCACCAGTACCGAAAACGCTCAAAGTGAGAGTCAAAGCTACTTCCCCCACCTTGCCAATTAAAAAGGAGGCGGTCGCGAAGAAAGCGCGGGCATCCACGCCCAAGGAACTGACGACGTCCACCAAAGCGGCGGCCCAATCGAAAGCATTGGAGGTCACGCGACCCTCGACGCCGGCAAAGCGCCGTTCGCAGACTCCCAACACCGGATTGGCAAACGGTAGCAcccagaagaagaagaaggttaGCGAAATCGATCGTTTGATGGGTGACGAGGGAGCGGCCAACATGATCCATGCAGTGGAGCACGAGCAGCGCGAGATGAGCGGCGGGGAGGTGCCCAACAAGCCATTGATGCGGAAGCGGGCAATGACGATAACCGGACGAGTGAGTTCTTATAATACagattttaattcaaatatattaaatccCTCTTTTCCTGCGTAGAACTCTAATGCAGCTACCACCCAGGAACAGACCGCTACGGCCAAGAAGGAGACAACCAGTGCAAACGCTACAAAGTCCTCCGCTAAACGGGCGGCCGATGCTGTCTTCTCAAAAACACCGCCCTCGAAGGACACTCCTGGATCTAAGTCAAGCGCCTCAGATTCCTGGGACTATGTATACAAGCAGCGTGCCAGCGAAGAGTCGATGATCATGCGCCGGCGTTCCAATAGCTCGTACTCGAGCAATGCCTCCGTCAGTAGACTTTCGCTGGACAATAAGCCGGGTGGAAATGTCCTTTCGGACGACGCGGCCGAGAGATCCGATCCGTCTTTCAAGTTCCTCAAGCCAACAAACAAGAACCAAAGAGGGGTAGAGTCTTCCACCCACACCCTGGCTAACGACCTGAAGGCCAACAATGGCCAATTGGTTACTCTTCAGAAAAGGGACAAGGTCGGCCATCTGGTGATTCATGCGCAGCGCGGAAAGTC of the Drosophila ananassae strain 14024-0371.13 chromosome 2R, ASM1763931v2, whole genome shotgun sequence genome contains:
- the LOC6506914 gene encoding uncharacterized protein LOC6506914, giving the protein MAQVTEADTQVDKPEPLQSAENAEKRQPNTKAEAKNGETSLEDELAALNGKDAPEDDGPGIDELTSLEQEIAKMHSIRPAATSKKGDACSVGGAAENGGTGDADEISHLASKSTLHDKGQDSSGSGQAGESPLEEVDLIALLKGTDTSHENEKDREDEKKPSGLEKTLSKLDNVDVGVTIEGEGQYEIMEIDDDDSIAGSSSSPKPSASAKPHSSVRSVSSSSSKPKLSPEQARAVALEQIAGLSSQKTRPRKEQPSATISPVMKAKDIVSSLNDDWDDYDSDDDVAVSVPQASVPAPLVAKKSPSPVKKLLSDSNKSSNAGYTANNKQLISSVKVMLKTVTQKQLDQTLKPIVVEKPTVSAAPKVVAEPTTGFKRMRVIKRKIIWDPDVPETGKSFAQYASSKSVRTSVSPTRAPSPTPAPTPAPAPAPVPKTLKVRVKATSPTLPIKKEAVAKKARASTPKELTTSTKAAAQSKALEVTRPSTPAKRRSQTPNTGLANGSTQKKKKVSEIDRLMGDEGAANMIHAVEHEQREMSGGEVPNKPLMRKRAMTITGRNSNAATTQEQTATAKKETTSANATKSSAKRAADAVFSKTPPSKDTPGSKSSASDSWDYVYKQRASEESMIMRRRSNSSYSSNASVSRLSLDNKPGGNVLSDDAAERSDPSFKFLKPTNKNQRGVESSTHTLANDLKANNGQLVTLQKRDKVGHLVIHAQRGKSGYTYSSQLLEKLSETLNIVARSNDYNTVLLTVQGQQFCQGIDCNELVQGSLDKRRNSASQLAQALKTYLRTLATFPKPVVAGVVGNLKNLGVMQLPLVDYVVAADDCCFETHYVKLGQLPEGYALWHNNEKVASDLHSRLFLLGEKLTTSDILGAKSFIDRTCKARTVNDEAMGVAQHISKTSADTYRTLKKLNHSACNAAKFPRLDEELKIIAEQWSSANCLANLKRYLSDADF